TATGGGTTTCAATGATTTCCAGGAACCACAATGGGTTACTGTGGAGATGGATACTTTTACAGGTCTAACAAATGAATAAACGTGTAGAAAAAAATTCATGATTTTCCCCAAAATTACAGTATGAGATGTGATGGTCCTAGTTATTTTTCTAGGTTCCTGAGATTCCCCAACCTCCTTCATCTCGGCAGACAGAAGAGCAGCatgaggcctgagaaccagagcagCGTGTCCGagttcctcctcctggggctccaCATCCAGCCAGAGCACGAGGGTGTGTTCTTCACCCTGTTCCTGGGCATGTACCTGACCACGGTGCTGGgcaacctgctcatcatcctgctCATCAGGCTGGACTCCCGCCTGCACacgcccatgtacttcttcctcagccacttggccttctctgacatttctctgtcATCTGTCACTGTCCCTAAGATGCTCATGAACATGGAGACTCAGCAACAATCCATCCCTTATGTAGGATGCATTTCTCAGTTGTACTTTTTCATACTTTTCGGTAGTCTTGACAATTTCCTTCTGGCAGTGATGGCATATGACAGGTACGTAGCCATCTGTCACCCTCTACACTACACCACCATCATGAGGGAGAGGCTGTGTGTGTTGCTGGTGGCTGCCTCCTGGATTATTGCCTGTGACCATGCACTGTTGCACACCCTCCTGTTGGCCCGACTGTCCTTCTGTGCCAACAATATCATCACccacttcttctgtgacctcACTGTGCTCCTGAAGCTCAGCTGCTCACACATCTCCCTCAATGAGATGGTCATCTTCATTGAGGGAGGAATGCTTTATTTTCCACCTTTGGCTATTGTTTTGGGCTCATATATCCAGTATAGGGACCATCATCCTGAGGGCTCCCTCCACTAAGAGACTCTTCAAAGTCTTCTCTACCTGTGGCTCCCATCTCCTTGTGGTGTCTTTATACTATGGGACACTTGCTGTTGTTTACTTTTTGTCCTCATCATGGGATTCCAAAAACATAATTGCTTCAGTCATGTATACAGTAGTtacccccatgctgaaccccttcatctacagcctgaggaacagagATATAAAGCAGGCCTTAGAAATGTTTGTCAACAGGGTTAATTTATTTAAGTGGAAATCACTAAATCCTCTTACTGCAGTCAGGAGCACAGTGAGGCACATGTACTAACACTATTGTAAGGTGGACATATGCCCACAACTTTAACAGAATATGCATTCTGTTGTCAAATGTTAGTGTTATTAACAAGACAATGAGGTCAGGTTTGATACTGGgattatttataattctttattcCTAATGAACACTTTTCACTTCATCATCTCTTATAAAGTGTGTGTCTTGCATGAGAGCAAGAGTTtggaggcagctttctcccagagggAAGTACAGGTGGATCCCATGGTATCCATGTACtgtgacaataaaaagaaaaagttggaaaCAAAGTCTTAAGCTGTAGTTCATGTGTCACTAACAGTGGTATGAGTTCAAGATTCTGCCACCACTTGCCACATATCCAAAGATTCAGCAAATACGTAAACACTGAGGAAAAGGGAAGTGATGCCTTACTCTCACAGGAAAACTGTTATGTGCGTGGAAATGCAGAGGCTGGAGAGAACTCTCTGGTGTCAACCTAGAACTGGAGATATCGATTCAAATTCAT
This DNA window, taken from Phyllostomus discolor isolate MPI-MPIP mPhyDis1 unplaced genomic scaffold, mPhyDis1.pri.v3 mPhyDis1_scaffold_24, whole genome shotgun sequence, encodes the following:
- the LOC118498651 gene encoding LOW QUALITY PROTEIN: olfactory receptor 1J4-like (The sequence of the model RefSeq protein was modified relative to this genomic sequence to represent the inferred CDS: deleted 1 base in 1 codon); the encoded protein is MRPENQSSVSEFLLLGLHIQPEHEGVFFTLFLGMYLTTVLGNLLIILLIRLDSRLHTPMYFFLSHLAFSDISLSSVTVPKMLMNMETQQQSIPYVGCISQLYFFILFGSLDNFLLAVMAYDRYVAICHPLHYTTIMRERLCVLLVAASWIIACDHALLHTLLLARLSFCANNIITHFFCDLTVLLKLSCSHISLNEMVIFIEGGMLYFPPLAIVLGSYIQIGTIILRAPSTKRLFKVFSTCGSHLLVVSLYYGTLAVVYFLSSSWDSKNIIASVMYTVVTPMLNPFIYSLRNRDIKQALEMFVNRVNLFKWKSLNPLTAVRSTVRHMY